The following proteins are encoded in a genomic region of Paenibacillus sp. FSL H3-0469:
- a CDS encoding phage baseplate assembly protein V has product MSEGPGISNFMDSIMNEGRIFGVMVGIVINNDSANHADKPGPGRVKVKIPLMGMPESNWARMASWMAGKERGAFCLPEVEDEVLVAFENGDVNRPYIIGSLWNGKDIPPETNKDGKNNIRLFKSRSGHVLQFADTKGEESITLTSAKGHVIKLDDKGGAEQIHISDKSGKNRIILDSKANKVSVSAGADIEISAGGKLSLSAKSIAMKSSAGTTIEASAGMEVKAAASMTIKGSVVNIN; this is encoded by the coding sequence ATGAGTGAAGGACCCGGAATTAGCAATTTTATGGACAGCATCATGAATGAGGGACGGATCTTCGGCGTAATGGTGGGGATTGTCATCAATAATGACTCTGCGAACCATGCGGACAAGCCCGGCCCCGGACGGGTGAAGGTGAAGATCCCGCTGATGGGAATGCCGGAATCCAACTGGGCGCGTATGGCGTCCTGGATGGCCGGGAAGGAGCGGGGAGCTTTTTGCCTGCCGGAGGTGGAGGATGAGGTGCTGGTAGCTTTTGAGAACGGGGATGTCAACCGCCCGTATATCATTGGCTCCTTGTGGAATGGCAAAGACATACCGCCGGAGACCAACAAGGACGGCAAGAATAATATCCGCCTGTTCAAATCCCGCAGCGGGCATGTTCTGCAGTTCGCCGATACCAAGGGGGAAGAAAGCATTACGCTTACCTCCGCCAAGGGTCACGTAATCAAGCTGGATGACAAGGGCGGCGCGGAGCAGATCCATATTAGCGACAAATCAGGCAAGAACCGGATCATTCTGGACAGCAAGGCAAATAAGGTATCGGTATCCGCTGGTGCAGATATTGAAATCTCGGCGGGAGGCAAGCTGTCCCTGTCCGCCAAATCCATTGCAATGAAATCATCGGCGGGCACCACTATCGAAGCTTCGGCCGGGATGGAGGTCAAAGCCGCCGCCAGTATGACGATCAAAGGATCTGTGGTCAACATTAATTAG
- a CDS encoding putative baseplate assembly protein — MPNQMPIIDKREQEQLVPELRRLIYQYCSREWTDVPELEADKKADALVHIFTGMMGKVISRLNQAPAKNFTSFLNLIGIHPTPPRAAKVPLLFRLKPDSGSYNTVPAGTRVSAQPEQGAEVVFETDKDLTVIMAQPVRAVSLDPQEDQWSNQDHLLAGGAAGRPARLFRGDSTVVHRLYLGHTELLGFQEAGSSLSVYFNKPDAAALSKAAPEQDRTGDLLNHIDWFCFDEEGNSMQLYPSSIAEAGEDEDALWRAVVRFDRLTGVHTKTLAGYEPSGALREWPGKWIFAELKKPITAGTRMPDIEDIRLELNVVSPQPLPPDVTVNNGNLLDMGKDYYPLGDKPRINDTFYIACKEAFSKPGARITLRVELSEPEISKLPDTPYVRLGWEYWNGQEWLAITGLEERTDEGGAAYGGAALRAVSSLTASGTLSFVCPGIQKLTLGGEEQYWVRARITGGNYGEDAKYEYQDEEVKLGEGSINVAKLKVTQATYAPPSIRKLSLAYSYTLEAHPQTVLKENNFSFADKSAACRNEGEYFKPFYPCTETEPTFYLGFDRDISDLPVSLFFPLTGEQLGRPVVAWEYWDGRRWLTLSVNDEIRGFTRREILQFAVPGDIARRPLFGTEQYWIRARLDEGRFEIVPQVNAILANAVWARNSNTVSAELLGSSNGEENQTVQLSKIPVLPGQLLKVWEATGQGIWIPWEEVNTFSVSGSDSRHYMLDRSTGMIMFGDGRSGMIPPMGIDNIVCDYKHGGGASGNVAAGSVSRIWDSYSWLDSVTNPVAADGGFDQEEAEQAELRGPHTLKSWNRGVTAEDMEWLVREAMPQIAKVKCLSAMNRELEFTPGRATLIVVPETDDPRPFPSQELRSEIEAYLCERISAPLNTAEPGIEVIGPDYVRTAVEATVVFTSLDQRKVAEGRIIDNLKQFFHPLKGADGNKGWELGQNLYVSEVYAVIKNTPGVDYVSDVIVKASVQCFTLKLEPLENGPYKPQAAYPKYSLVRSEDNALQFALAEPVDAGDEVKSLVLRGFKENGIIRLRYRSRKPVELIVLTIDGDMLECQTLDEEPLAESYPEGSDLEFDLTDDLTVRTYILSRLDSGAVTFVVKTAVFEEKDIVFLSRTDEYINTTPLKIRTLASGNIHLEEDELICGGLHLVNKPEEHPFPYLMDKRAGLLHDLTATTAACGLETIRREERRYLKGLSGIPDTVVRCPHCNTLEP, encoded by the coding sequence ATGCCAAACCAAATGCCTATTATTGATAAACGGGAACAGGAACAGCTGGTTCCCGAGCTACGACGCTTAATCTACCAATATTGCAGCCGGGAATGGACGGATGTGCCGGAGCTTGAGGCAGACAAGAAGGCAGATGCCCTGGTCCATATCTTCACCGGGATGATGGGCAAAGTGATCAGCCGGCTGAATCAGGCGCCTGCGAAGAATTTCACCTCCTTCCTGAATCTGATCGGCATTCATCCTACTCCGCCCCGTGCTGCCAAAGTTCCGCTGCTCTTCCGGCTGAAGCCGGATTCGGGCAGCTATAACACGGTTCCGGCCGGAACCCGGGTATCCGCCCAGCCGGAGCAGGGGGCGGAGGTGGTTTTTGAGACGGACAAGGATTTGACCGTCATTATGGCGCAGCCTGTCCGGGCGGTAAGTCTCGATCCGCAGGAGGACCAGTGGAGCAATCAGGATCATCTGCTAGCTGGGGGAGCTGCCGGCAGACCTGCCAGGCTGTTCAGAGGGGATTCGACAGTTGTCCACAGATTGTATCTGGGACACACAGAGCTGCTCGGATTCCAGGAAGCGGGCAGCAGCTTATCCGTCTATTTCAACAAGCCGGATGCAGCCGCGCTGAGCAAGGCCGCGCCGGAGCAGGACAGAACCGGGGATCTGCTGAACCATATCGACTGGTTTTGTTTCGATGAAGAAGGGAATTCTATGCAGCTGTATCCTTCTTCGATAGCCGAAGCGGGAGAGGACGAAGATGCTCTGTGGAGGGCAGTGGTCCGGTTCGACCGGCTGACTGGCGTGCATACGAAGACGCTGGCCGGGTACGAGCCGTCCGGGGCGCTGCGGGAATGGCCTGGTAAGTGGATTTTCGCCGAGTTGAAGAAGCCTATAACCGCCGGTACGCGAATGCCGGATATTGAAGATATCCGCCTGGAGCTTAACGTGGTGAGTCCGCAGCCGCTCCCGCCGGATGTGACGGTGAATAACGGGAACCTGCTGGATATGGGCAAGGATTATTATCCGCTTGGGGACAAGCCCAGAATCAATGATACGTTCTACATCGCCTGCAAAGAGGCCTTCTCGAAGCCAGGTGCCCGGATTACGCTCAGGGTGGAGCTGTCAGAGCCGGAGATCAGCAAGCTGCCGGACACACCGTATGTGAGACTCGGCTGGGAATATTGGAACGGGCAGGAATGGCTTGCGATCACCGGTCTTGAGGAGAGAACGGACGAAGGCGGTGCAGCTTATGGCGGTGCTGCCCTCCGTGCGGTGAGCAGCCTTACTGCCAGCGGAACGCTGAGCTTCGTCTGTCCGGGTATCCAGAAGCTGACGCTGGGCGGTGAAGAGCAGTACTGGGTCCGGGCCCGCATCACCGGCGGGAATTACGGCGAGGATGCGAAATACGAATATCAGGATGAAGAGGTCAAGCTGGGAGAAGGAAGCATCAATGTAGCCAAGCTCAAGGTGACCCAGGCGACATACGCGCCGCCTTCCATCCGTAAACTCAGTTTAGCCTACAGCTACACACTGGAGGCGCACCCGCAGACCGTGCTTAAAGAGAATAACTTCAGCTTCGCTGATAAGTCGGCGGCCTGCCGCAACGAAGGTGAATATTTCAAGCCCTTCTATCCGTGCACCGAGACGGAGCCGACCTTCTACCTGGGCTTTGACCGTGATATTAGCGATCTGCCCGTGTCGCTCTTCTTTCCGCTAACGGGTGAACAGCTGGGACGTCCGGTAGTGGCGTGGGAGTATTGGGACGGCAGAAGATGGCTGACGCTCAGCGTGAATGATGAGATCAGAGGCTTCACCCGCAGGGAGATTCTGCAGTTTGCCGTGCCGGGAGATATTGCGAGACGGCCGTTGTTCGGCACGGAGCAGTACTGGATACGTGCCCGGCTGGATGAAGGCCGGTTCGAGATAGTCCCGCAGGTGAATGCCATTCTTGCTAACGCGGTCTGGGCCCGCAATTCCAATACGGTTTCGGCAGAGCTTCTGGGCTCCAGCAATGGTGAGGAGAATCAGACCGTTCAGTTGTCCAAAATACCCGTGCTGCCAGGCCAGCTTCTCAAGGTCTGGGAAGCCACCGGTCAGGGGATATGGATACCGTGGGAGGAAGTCAATACGTTCTCCGTATCCGGTTCAGATTCAAGGCACTATATGCTGGACAGAAGCACCGGAATGATCATGTTCGGGGATGGGCGCAGCGGCATGATTCCGCCTATGGGCATAGACAACATCGTGTGTGACTACAAGCATGGCGGCGGAGCGTCCGGGAATGTTGCCGCAGGCTCGGTATCCCGGATATGGGACAGCTACAGCTGGCTGGATTCCGTAACGAATCCGGTGGCGGCGGACGGCGGCTTCGATCAGGAGGAAGCAGAGCAGGCTGAGCTTCGCGGACCGCATACGCTGAAGAGCTGGAACAGGGGCGTAACCGCTGAGGACATGGAATGGCTGGTGCGTGAGGCGATGCCTCAGATCGCCAAGGTGAAATGTCTAAGTGCTATGAACCGGGAGCTGGAGTTCACCCCGGGTAGAGCTACCCTGATCGTGGTGCCGGAGACGGATGATCCGAGGCCGTTCCCGAGCCAGGAATTGCGCAGTGAGATTGAAGCCTATCTGTGTGAACGCATATCGGCCCCTTTGAACACCGCAGAGCCGGGGATTGAAGTTATTGGCCCGGATTATGTCCGCACGGCTGTGGAGGCAACCGTAGTCTTTACCTCTCTGGACCAGCGGAAGGTAGCTGAGGGACGGATCATCGACAACCTGAAGCAGTTTTTTCATCCGCTGAAGGGCGCAGACGGGAACAAGGGCTGGGAGCTGGGACAGAACCTGTATGTCTCCGAGGTCTATGCCGTGATTAAGAATACGCCGGGTGTTGACTATGTATCGGATGTGATCGTCAAAGCTTCAGTGCAATGCTTCACGCTGAAGCTGGAGCCGCTTGAGAACGGACCGTATAAACCACAGGCCGCTTATCCGAAATACAGTCTGGTCCGTTCTGAGGACAACGCGCTTCAATTTGCTCTTGCCGAGCCGGTGGATGCCGGGGATGAAGTGAAATCGCTTGTGCTCAGAGGGTTCAAGGAGAACGGAATCATCAGGCTCCGCTACAGATCCCGTAAGCCGGTAGAGCTGATTGTCCTCACCATCGACGGTGACATGCTCGAATGCCAGACCCTTGACGAAGAACCGCTTGCAGAGAGCTATCCCGAGGGCAGCGATCTGGAATTTGATCTGACGGATGATCTGACGGTCCGGACGTATATCCTGAGTAGGCTGGATTCGGGGGCGGTAACCTTTGTTGTGAAGACCGCTGTATTCGAGGAGAAGGATATTGTCTTCCTGAGCCGGACGGATGAATACATCAACACCACACCGCTCAAGATCCGTACCCTCGCCAGCGGCAATATTCATCTGGAAGAGGATGAGCTGATCTGCGGCGGGCTGCATCTGGTGAACAAGCCGGAGGAACATCCCTTTCCGTATCTTATGGATAAGCGGGCGGGCCTGCTGCATGATTTGACCGCAACCACGGCAGCGTGCGGGCTGGAGACAATCCGCAGGGAAGAGCGGAGGTATCTGAAGGGGCTGTCCGGTATTCCGGACACAGTGGTGCGGTGTCCGCATTGTAATACTTTGGAGCCGTAA
- a CDS encoding LysM peptidoglycan-binding domain-containing protein, whose product MAEKAKIIPLDMPVGAIEVMFNPNEYTVSFEGKYTGEKNNKQFQITETPEFKVSLFYDTYEQRKDVRKKTRQLTSLLDPKVSGKSTKKPPVCMFVWGGFTYRGLLSKIEQKFTMFMDNGTPVRSLLDVTFITDEPDKSVEDSQGLNACRKLWVVKSGDRLDLIANEALKEPLAWRRIAELNRIANPVGFPGKNDIGRTLVIPD is encoded by the coding sequence ATGGCGGAAAAAGCGAAGATCATTCCTCTGGATATGCCCGTCGGAGCCATTGAGGTGATGTTCAACCCCAATGAGTACACCGTTTCTTTTGAAGGCAAATATACCGGGGAGAAGAACAACAAGCAATTCCAGATCACAGAGACACCGGAGTTCAAGGTCTCCTTGTTCTACGATACCTATGAACAGCGCAAGGATGTCCGCAAGAAGACCCGGCAGCTGACGTCGCTGCTTGATCCCAAGGTCAGCGGCAAAAGCACGAAAAAACCGCCGGTGTGCATGTTCGTCTGGGGCGGCTTCACCTACCGCGGCTTGCTGAGCAAGATCGAGCAGAAGTTCACGATGTTCATGGATAACGGCACGCCTGTCCGCTCGCTGCTGGATGTGACCTTCATTACAGATGAGCCGGATAAGTCGGTGGAGGACAGCCAGGGCTTGAATGCCTGCCGGAAGCTGTGGGTGGTCAAAAGCGGGGACCGGCTCGACCTCATTGCGAATGAGGCGCTGAAGGAGCCGCTGGCCTGGCGCAGAATTGCCGAGCTGAACAGGATCGCCAATCCGGTTGGCTTTCCTGGCAAAAATGACATCGGGAGAACTCTGGTTATCCCGGATTAA
- a CDS encoding phage tail protein — protein sequence MKANMLNIGAKRSWVPGYREDPFLAYNFIVEIDGISVAGFSEVSGLSVETQVERKTFGGENHKEFVFLGPTKYSDLTLKNGVTNDEYLWNWYQNVVNGVVRRRSGSICLLDHSGTPKVWWNFIEACPIKWEGPAFNASSSAVAVESLVLTHNGLYRYR from the coding sequence ATGAAGGCAAATATGCTAAATATCGGCGCCAAAAGAAGCTGGGTCCCCGGGTACCGGGAAGATCCCTTTCTTGCTTATAACTTTATCGTGGAAATTGACGGGATCTCCGTCGCCGGATTCTCTGAGGTCTCAGGTCTTAGCGTGGAGACACAGGTGGAGCGCAAAACCTTCGGTGGTGAGAATCATAAGGAATTTGTGTTCCTGGGACCGACCAAGTACTCGGATCTGACGCTGAAAAACGGGGTCACGAATGATGAGTATCTGTGGAATTGGTATCAGAATGTGGTGAACGGGGTCGTCAGACGGCGCAGCGGATCCATCTGTCTATTGGATCATTCCGGCACCCCCAAGGTGTGGTGGAACTTCATCGAAGCCTGTCCCATCAAATGGGAAGGGCCTGCGTTCAACGCCAGCAGCAGCGCGGTAGCCGTCGAGAGCCTGGTTCTGACGCATAACGGGCTGTACAGGTACCGGTAA
- a CDS encoding GPW/gp25 family protein has translation MEVVDFLGRGWTYPLAVQRGSVRSSGGEDSIRESIILILSTARGERVMRPDFGCRLNELVFSPNTMSTATLLRSFIEEALQNWEPRIEVDDITVTPRSDRSELEVSIDYSIRASNSKYNLVYPFFLESVGK, from the coding sequence ATGGAAGTTGTAGATTTTTTGGGACGGGGCTGGACGTATCCGCTTGCTGTCCAGCGGGGCAGCGTCCGATCCTCCGGTGGAGAAGACTCCATCCGGGAATCCATTATTCTGATTCTGTCAACGGCCCGCGGCGAGCGGGTCATGCGGCCGGATTTCGGCTGCAGACTGAACGAGCTGGTGTTCTCACCCAATACCATGAGCACTGCAACCTTGCTGCGAAGCTTCATTGAAGAAGCCTTGCAGAACTGGGAGCCGCGCATTGAAGTGGACGACATTACGGTCACCCCGCGCTCAGACCGCTCTGAGCTTGAGGTGTCCATTGACTATTCGATCAGGGCCAGCAACAGCAAATATAATCTGGTCTATCCATTCTTCCTTGAAAGCGTGGGGAAATAA
- a CDS encoding phage tail protein, whose translation MSKTDGYSYVEYLPRVFQQKAGETDEQFFLGRFLKAFEAMLSGNTGTAGAESVGMEALLDGLHQYFDPQTAPSQFLPWLAGWVGLQLAEGVEYDGEEDNQKRTLAPTQILPLADTRSTVNRKLISSIVQLYKKRGTLGGLAEYLQVHAGEEAAIHIYSYEEPVRLGNARRIGINTMVGAAEPSYFSVHIILPAYSRSLLEQKVRNLQEVIRKERPFYTNSSLNIEVPSMRLGVYGRVGMETLVGGMTEQ comes from the coding sequence ATGAGCAAGACAGACGGGTACAGTTATGTGGAGTATCTCCCCCGGGTGTTCCAGCAGAAAGCGGGGGAGACGGATGAACAGTTTTTTCTGGGACGGTTCCTGAAGGCCTTCGAAGCCATGCTCTCGGGCAATACGGGGACAGCAGGCGCGGAATCTGTGGGCATGGAGGCTTTGCTGGACGGATTGCATCAATACTTCGATCCGCAGACTGCTCCCTCACAGTTTCTGCCCTGGCTTGCAGGCTGGGTAGGCCTGCAGTTGGCCGAAGGCGTGGAGTATGACGGTGAGGAGGATAATCAGAAGCGCACACTTGCCCCTACGCAGATTCTTCCGCTTGCGGACACCCGCAGCACCGTTAACCGCAAGCTGATCAGCAGCATCGTCCAGCTCTATAAGAAACGCGGAACTCTGGGCGGTCTGGCCGAATATTTGCAGGTTCACGCCGGTGAAGAGGCGGCCATCCATATCTATAGCTACGAGGAGCCTGTCCGTCTCGGTAATGCCCGGCGTATAGGCATTAATACGATGGTCGGGGCGGCCGAGCCGAGCTACTTCTCCGTCCATATCATCCTCCCGGCGTACAGCCGGAGCCTGCTGGAGCAGAAGGTGCGCAATCTGCAGGAGGTGATCCGGAAGGAGCGGCCCTTTTACACCAATTCCAGCTTGAATATTGAAGTCCCGTCTATGCGTCTGGGGGTCTATGGGCGTGTGGGAATGGAGACCTTAGTCGGGGGTATGACAGAGCAATAG
- a CDS encoding DUF6760 family protein encodes MVGYPLDRLYEEVAFLTYYLHWDYTAVLNLEHAERDRWCSEVSRINQKLSGGEEKKNFFEA; translated from the coding sequence ATAGTCGGCTACCCCCTTGACCGCCTCTACGAGGAGGTAGCCTTTCTGACCTACTATCTGCACTGGGACTATACGGCAGTGCTGAACCTGGAGCATGCTGAACGGGATCGCTGGTGCAGTGAAGTCAGCCGGATCAACCAGAAGCTGAGTGGCGGGGAAGAGAAGAAGAACTTCTTTGAGGCTTAG
- a CDS encoding PAAR domain-containing protein, with amino-acid sequence MGQPAAKQGDRILNTDTHIVMLPAGGGLVPTPLPHPFTGILDGALSANVKIMGQPAATMDSTATNTPAHVPQGGPFQKPPTNKGTISAGSATVFINGKKAARNGDPAVTCNDPADLPAGKVSAAGTVLLGG; translated from the coding sequence ATGGGCCAGCCAGCAGCAAAGCAAGGGGACCGGATTCTGAATACCGATACACATATCGTCATGCTTCCGGCCGGAGGGGGACTGGTTCCCACCCCGCTGCCTCATCCCTTCACGGGGATTCTGGACGGTGCGCTAAGCGCGAATGTCAAGATTATGGGGCAGCCAGCCGCCACTATGGATTCTACGGCTACGAATACGCCGGCCCATGTTCCGCAGGGAGGCCCGTTTCAGAAGCCGCCGACCAATAAGGGGACCATCAGCGCCGGAAGCGCAACGGTATTCATCAACGGGAAAAAGGCTGCCAGAAACGGGGATCCGGCGGTGACATGCAATGATCCGGCCGACCTTCCGGCAGGGAAAGTGTCTGCTGCGGGGACGGTCTTACTAGGAGGCTGA
- a CDS encoding phage tail protein — MATGKRLDPYRNYRFRVVIDGIQTAAFADATIPDTSTEAVDYREGIDAPHARKLSGLTKFGNITLKKGLTDSLELYNWRKSIEDKGALKNRKSLSIILVDEEGNDKAQWDILEAWPIKYDVSALSAKGNEVSVESMELVHEGVRRVK; from the coding sequence GGACCCCTACCGCAATTACCGTTTCCGCGTTGTAATTGACGGCATTCAGACCGCAGCCTTTGCGGACGCAACGATTCCGGATACATCCACAGAGGCTGTTGATTACCGGGAGGGTATCGACGCCCCGCATGCGCGCAAGCTGTCGGGCTTGACCAAATTCGGGAACATTACCTTGAAAAAGGGACTGACCGACTCCCTGGAGCTCTACAACTGGCGCAAGTCGATTGAGGACAAAGGCGCGCTGAAAAACCGCAAGAGCTTGTCCATCATCCTGGTGGATGAAGAAGGCAATGACAAGGCGCAGTGGGATATCCTGGAAGCCTGGCCAATCAAGTATGATGTCAGCGCCCTTAGCGCTAAAGGCAACGAGGTCTCTGTCGAGTCGATGGAGCTGGTGCATGAAGGGGTTCGCAGAGTGAAATAG
- a CDS encoding tail fiber domain-containing protein has product MGKELRRMRYFDGLFLNAEDYMLDQEFHLRLQRLHNRYLHTWGIVCGLKVLPSAKPGESMKVSIAEGLALNLVLVKNGDKYESISQEILIYEGHPDNPVNLSEYNANENIYIWVSYEEVKADYSIERGQGEQIHIWERGKISYGTTKPEGTDTILLARVVPRTDGAGVTIDSTCIYDYDSDAARTPLRTYAGAAGKKLVTEKLVIPVQSEDSMDSAGLSEAVLAAMPSMSTLQAGKVLEIRAPETRFTGAMSVAGALTIEGELILKSKDKAQSEMRIMNSFVEVNSPNTDDPNYVFPGARDGGLEVYRGDGGKHDARIVWVEEDKCFKAGLGNDLKTIAYGNEWDSLIKSEFADLLHRHSKLSSPSGLSFGFTGAGKLYSDADLALQDDRILLLKGTNPDTVDHSHGLGWFGAGKPFAAAEVEGPVLFGGSGGALGTRTVNADGSRTDKQALSWNKNGYVGIGSQKLLEDSLDVEGSVRLLSGRNPLRFTSAWTGFPDKQTNGAEICNDTTDYKALMIVGNNSAGQKRKVAIWDRLDVNGFLYVNGTMQASQEIIPSAGNGEHSGIIFPANPGGGGYDQAWIKYYPRTGEDCTLEIGTSNDRSDHISLIASGNVGIGTLEPADKLDVAGEMRILSGQNPVRFTAGWTGFTGQSPKNAEISNDTTNYNSLMIAGNGMSGVRRVSIWDNLDVNGSLQVKGGAYIGGDLEIKGSIKTEVFNFAGKFKKLDVAEEFAATVRCADFYIGYPGRRGAPGRALVDNGSHLVLNYGNDWSYASVHSSLEVRNALIPSAGSGNNGIIFPSDPGGGSGDSAWIKYYPTSGENCVLDIGVSNDAGDRIYLHASGGVYANGSMYWWSSRELKDNIADIPVKEAKLLLDGLNPVSFKYKGGTKPKTLGFIAEEVPAVLADPEQRAISGMDIIAVLTSVMKDQQKAITRMQKQIDTLQGA; this is encoded by the coding sequence ATGGGAAAAGAATTAAGAAGAATGCGCTACTTTGACGGGCTCTTCCTGAACGCTGAGGATTACATGCTCGATCAGGAGTTTCACCTGCGCCTGCAGCGGCTGCATAACCGCTATCTGCATACCTGGGGGATTGTCTGCGGGCTCAAGGTACTGCCCTCTGCGAAGCCGGGGGAATCCATGAAGGTGAGCATTGCGGAGGGGCTGGCCCTGAATCTGGTGCTGGTCAAGAATGGTGACAAGTATGAGAGCATCAGCCAGGAAATCCTGATCTATGAGGGGCATCCGGATAATCCGGTCAACCTCTCCGAGTATAACGCCAATGAGAATATCTACATCTGGGTCAGCTATGAAGAGGTGAAGGCCGACTACAGCATCGAGCGTGGACAAGGGGAACAGATCCATATCTGGGAGCGCGGGAAAATCAGTTATGGGACCACAAAGCCTGAGGGCACGGACACGATCCTTCTGGCCCGGGTGGTTCCCCGTACCGATGGGGCGGGAGTGACCATCGACAGTACATGTATATACGATTACGACAGCGATGCGGCCCGGACGCCCTTAAGAACCTATGCCGGTGCCGCCGGCAAGAAGCTGGTCACGGAGAAGCTGGTGATCCCGGTTCAGAGTGAAGACAGCATGGACAGTGCGGGGCTGAGTGAAGCCGTTCTGGCAGCGATGCCGTCCATGTCTACACTGCAGGCTGGCAAAGTGCTGGAGATCAGAGCTCCCGAGACCCGCTTCACCGGGGCTATGAGCGTAGCCGGAGCGTTAACGATTGAGGGCGAGCTGATTCTGAAGAGCAAGGACAAGGCCCAAAGCGAGATGCGGATTATGAACAGCTTCGTTGAGGTGAACAGCCCCAACACGGATGATCCGAACTATGTATTTCCCGGTGCGCGTGATGGCGGACTGGAGGTATACCGGGGCGACGGGGGCAAGCATGATGCGCGGATTGTCTGGGTGGAGGAGGATAAATGCTTCAAGGCCGGGCTCGGCAACGATCTTAAGACCATTGCCTACGGCAACGAGTGGGACAGCCTGATCAAGTCTGAATTCGCTGATCTGCTGCACCGGCACAGTAAGCTGTCTTCGCCATCAGGCCTAAGCTTCGGCTTCACCGGGGCGGGTAAGCTGTACAGTGATGCCGATCTTGCCCTTCAGGATGACAGAATCCTGCTGCTGAAGGGGACGAACCCGGACACGGTTGACCATTCGCATGGCCTGGGCTGGTTCGGAGCCGGGAAGCCCTTCGCTGCGGCAGAGGTAGAGGGTCCGGTGTTATTCGGCGGCAGCGGCGGGGCACTGGGTACCCGGACGGTTAACGCCGACGGCTCCCGCACAGATAAGCAGGCGCTCTCCTGGAACAAGAACGGCTATGTCGGTATCGGTTCGCAGAAGCTGCTGGAGGATTCGCTGGATGTCGAGGGCAGCGTACGCCTGCTCAGCGGCCGGAACCCGCTTCGCTTCACCTCCGCTTGGACGGGCTTTCCCGACAAACAGACGAACGGTGCGGAGATCTGTAACGATACTACAGACTACAAGGCCCTGATGATAGTCGGCAATAACTCTGCCGGGCAGAAGAGAAAGGTCGCCATCTGGGACCGGCTGGATGTGAACGGATTTCTGTATGTGAACGGGACAATGCAGGCCTCCCAGGAGATTATTCCTAGCGCGGGTAACGGGGAGCACAGCGGCATTATATTCCCGGCCAATCCGGGCGGAGGCGGGTATGATCAGGCTTGGATCAAGTACTATCCCCGTACAGGCGAGGATTGCACGCTGGAGATTGGTACCTCCAATGACAGGAGTGACCATATCTCTTTGATAGCTTCCGGCAACGTGGGCATCGGCACACTGGAGCCTGCGGACAAGCTGGACGTGGCAGGGGAAATGCGTATCCTGAGCGGGCAGAATCCGGTCCGCTTCACCGCTGGATGGACAGGCTTCACGGGTCAATCCCCCAAGAATGCCGAGATCAGTAACGATACCACGAACTACAATTCTTTGATGATCGCGGGTAACGGGATGTCGGGAGTCCGCAGAGTCTCCATCTGGGATAATCTCGATGTTAATGGCTCCCTGCAGGTGAAGGGGGGCGCCTATATTGGCGGTGATCTTGAGATCAAAGGCAGCATCAAGACTGAGGTATTCAACTTCGCCGGCAAATTCAAAAAGCTGGATGTGGCTGAGGAATTCGCCGCCACTGTACGCTGCGCTGATTTCTACATCGGTTATCCCGGACGCCGCGGGGCTCCCGGCCGGGCGCTAGTCGACAATGGCAGCCATCTGGTGCTCAATTACGGCAACGACTGGTCCTACGCTTCTGTCCACAGCAGCCTGGAAGTGAGAAATGCCCTGATCCCGAGCGCGGGCAGCGGCAACAACGGGATTATCTTCCCGTCCGATCCCGGCGGCGGCAGCGGCGACTCGGCCTGGATTAAGTACTATCCAACCAGCGGGGAGAACTGCGTGCTGGACATCGGAGTCTCTAATGATGCCGGCGACCGCATCTATCTTCATGCCAGCGGCGGGGTCTATGCCAACGGCAGCATGTACTGGTGGTCCTCGCGCGAGCTGAAGGACAATATTGCGGATATTCCGGTCAAGGAAGCGAAGCTGCTGCTGGATGGGCTAAATCCGGTCTCTTTTAAATACAAAGGAGGCACCAAGCCAAAGACCCTCGGCTTCATTGCGGAGGAAGTACCGGCTGTTCTGGCCGATCCGGAGCAGCGGGCGATCAGCGGGATGGATATCATTGCCGTTCTGACCAGCGTGATGAAGGATCAGCAGAAGGCAATTACAAGAATGCAAAAACAAATCGACACCCTGCAGGGTGCCTAA